The Argentina anserina chromosome 5, drPotAnse1.1, whole genome shotgun sequence genome includes the window TTAATCTACACGATTTACACCGCCTACAATATACACAACAACCATTGAATTATGCTTACcccaggaaaaaaaaacccaaccaTTGAATGGCCAAGTTGAAAAGATAGAGAAGTAAAAATCATTGCCTTTTTTCATATAACGTAACGTCCTATAGATAGAATTTAATGGTTGAGATTTATACAAGCATGACTAAGTATCAAAATTGTAGATCGGCCAAGatagaaaaagagaaagaaaaaaaaggagagaaaATTCGGGCCAAGACCAAAGCAATTGGGCCATGAAACTCCATACCTACATATCAGCAAACCTAAGCCCAACTCTCCCTCTGTTTACCCTACAAGACGAGTATAAATTTCGACAGAATACTTGTACCCATCAAAGTTTTAGGGTTTACATAAGAGCGCAGGCGATAAGAGTTCGCACTCCAAAAGCTTCTATCCCTCTCGCCGCCGTCTCTCAACCCCAACCGCAACCATGGTACGCCTCTCCtcatttcttcttcctcctccttcggTTTCTTAGCTGATCTCCTTCTCTATTTGCAGATCATTTCAGAGAAGAACCGCCGCGAGATCTCCAAGTACCTCTTCCAAGGTTCGCACTCCAAATCTCCCAAATCTAAATCCTCGCTTTCGTTTTGTGTAACTGAAGTGCTTGATGGACCGATTTGTGGTcggtgtttttgatttttgatttgATCAGAGGGAGTGTGCTATGCAAAGAAGGACTACAACCTCCCGAAGCATCCAGAGATTGATGTGCCGAATCTCCAGGTCATCAAGCTCATGCAGAGCTTCAAGTCCAAGGAGTATGTGAGGGAGACCTTCGCCTGGATGCACTACTACTGGTACCTCACCAATGATGGTATTGAGTTCTTGAGGAACTACCTCAACCTTCCGTCGGAGATTGTCCCCAACACTTTGAAGAAGCAGGCTAAGCCTGTCGGCCGTCCTTTCGGCGGCCCACCAGGCGACCGCCCTCGGTAATTTCATGACTCGGTCACCACATTGTTGTTTTTTGAATGCGTTTAATTACATTGAGTGTTGGTACTGCGCTTTGTTGAATGGTGAATTAATAGTTCTGTAGGTCCTTTCAATTGAAGTATGATATggtgattcgatttgtgatgTTATGTAATGCGAGTTGATAGGATGAGTACTTGTAGAATTGTGAATGTGTTTGTGAATTTGGATTGATGGCATGCTATGGAGTCTAATACTTGTTAATTCTGTCCCAATTGTGGCATGGTTAAGGCGTAATTGTTGATGTTGGTTTTGTTGATGTGCATTAGTGGCCCACCTCGCTTTGGTGATGGAGAGCGCAGATTTGGAGGCGATCGTGATGGTTACCGTGGAGGTCCTCGTGGTGGACCGGGGGGTGACTTTGGTGGTGACAAGGCAGGAGCCCCTGCTGATTACAAACCTTCCTTTGGGGTAATTTTTCCGCCGGTTAAAATTTGTTCTCTTATCCATTATTTATGTCTAGGGTTTAGAAGTTCCTAATAATAAGTGCTTTTATCAGCATGGATTGTGGAATGTGTATGAAAAGAAGTCTAATAGATTTGATACAGTACAATTTGGAGAAATTGGAAGCTTTACAATGATAAGATTATCTGCATGCTACCAATTAATCTACTAGTTTCTGATGACTGATTAGTCAATTGATTACCAGTTGTTAGAAAGCCAAACTGTCATCTTCCGCTAATTTGCAATGAAATGTCTGTCTTTTTTTCTCTGTTTGTCCTGCAGTCGCTACTCAATTTTGCTCACTTCGTTTTGTTCCCAATTTTGCAGGGTGCTCCATCAAGACCTGCCTTTGGTCGTGGTGCTGGTGGTTATGGTGCCGGTCCAGCTAGCTCCAATCTTTCTTAAGTAGATGTTTTAATAGGTCTTTGGTTTCAAGAACTGATCATAGCAGTTTTGTTTAATTGCTTGTATTGGGATTCTATTCGGAGGTTGTTCTACTTTGCCTTTTGAACCCAATTTGTGGAAAACAGTTTCATGTTGGCTTATCTATAAATTCCTTGATAAATTTTATTATGGTTGTCCCTGTTGATCATACTTAGCATCAATCTGTAgcaattttatcatgttatgATGCCTAATGGTTTTCCTTTTATGAATCATATTCTTCACGTTATGATGCCTAATGTGTATTTTTAGAGGTAGTATGTAGATTCTGTATATCCTAATAATCCTATAAGCATTGCTTGCATTGTATATGTGATTTCCAAATTTTTTACTCCATGGCTCTCCCATTACTGGGAGATCCCCCCATCTCCCTTTTGACCTTTCAATTGGCAATTGGCTTATATTAAAATCCCTTCCCTTTGTTTTGCTCTTCAATTGGGTTCAATATCCCTTCCCTTCTGTTCCTTCGTGTACATTTTGGTCGACCCTGGATTATCCCAGAGTTCATCTAAGCTGTAGCCAAGTCATAGAACTTGCTTCCCCAATTTTGGACAGACCATTTAATATTCATTATTTAGGAGAAGACTCCCAACACATTTATAGTTTATACTGACCCTTTGCATTAATTTTACAATGTCTGAATCCACAACTGGTATAGAGTTACGCAACCATAACCGGAAGGCACTAACTACCAAACGAAATATACATTTTTAGAGGTCTAAAACAGTGTTTCTCAGTCAACTTCCTCCATTTGACTCTCCTCAACCTTATTCACCTCCGGTGGAGGCATGTCGACATCGTCAACTAGGTCAAGgtcctcatcctcatcaagCTGAGACCTAGTTTCAGCATCCCGTGGATCCTCCCAGCAAACCTATTGGGATCATCAAGGCTGAACCCTGAACTCATCAGAGCAGTCTCAAAAAGCAGAAGCACAATGTCCTTCACTGACTTGTCATTCTCATCAGTCTCAAGTCTCAACTCTCTTCCTCAGTTCCTCCATTGTAGGGGTTGTCGGGATTAATCTCCATAGTCTTCTTGCAAGACATGTAGGCTCCCATCCTGTTGTTCCTCTAAGCTTGAGCTTTCATGATCCTCTCCATGTTGGCTGTCCAGTGCCCACCCATATTCCCCTGTCACCAATACAGAAGGCGAGTCTACAACTCCGGAAGTCAGGTTCATGTTGACGTGCCTTTGGACTTTCAGACAAGACAATCTTTATTCAGCAATAGGACAGATATTGTCTCGGATGTTACGAACGAAGAAAGAGGCTGTCAGATACTACCACCTTCTCTACCCTATCCCCAAGAAACTCCTTGATTTTCCTGCACAACTTCTCAAACGATTGCTTCTTTTCCTCTCGTTGCTTCCTTTCCTCCTCTGATTCATCCTCAAGCTGAAGCCCTTCTTTCATTACAGACACAAGCTTCTTCCGATCATATTCCTTCAACTGTCCAACAGCATACTCATCAATCAGTTCAACCATAAACAACACCTGATCATATCCCATTTTCTTAAGCCTCCAGGAACGGCGAGTTCTTCACAGCCTTCTTGCTCTCGCCAATAATGTAGTTTATGTTCTTCTGGCCCTCCTTCATCCTTGTGACATAATCCTTAAAGCTGGTCATCTCATCAGTGCTTTTAGTGGATTAGTACCTGAGCAAATCAGCCAGCTTAGCTCTGTTCTGGCTGTCTTCGTGTATACCCAGCTTGAGGTTCTTTGAGAAAGCCTCATAGAATTTGGTATAATCTTATTTGTTCTCCTCAACCTCAATGAACATATCGAGACACTTCTTCACCAGATACTTCCTAATAACCTTGAGAATCTTGTTCTGTTGCAGCATCTCACGCGAAATGTTGAGGGGCAAGATCATCAGAATCCACAACACCCTTCACAAAACCAAGGTACTATGGAATAATTGCTCCTCACAATTGTCCATTATAAACACCCTGCGGGCATAAAGCTTAATGTTGTTCGGCTTCTTCCTGGTGTCAAAAAGATCAAAAGCTGCTCTCTTTGGCGAGAAGAGGATGAACTTGAACTCGAGCTGGCCTTCCACAGCAAAATGCTTCCACTCAATAGGGTCTTCCCAATCATTGGTAAGGCTTTTGTAGAAAGAGCAATACTCCTTCGAAACCTCTTCCGTCCTCAGCCAAATCGGTTTCTACTTGTTGAGTAGCTCCCACTCATGTgtcaccttcttcttcttcttatttttcGGCTTCCTTGCCTTGTATTTCTCCTCATCAATTTCCTCAACATTACCCTCCTCTGTAACCTTATCTTCGCCTacctcatcttcatcatcagttCATCACTTATCTCTTTCTCCACGGTCTTTTCCACCCATAGGTAAATCGGGTAGCTTATAAActctgaatgcttcctcacacgCTCACAAGCTCCTTGAGCTTCCTCTCGTTCAAGAAATCGAGCTGATCTTCCTTAAGGAATAAAATCACCTTGGTCCCTCTACCGAGCGGCTCTCCATTTACATCCCTAGAAACAGTAAAAGACCCACCAGCTTGAGACTCCCATGTATATTGTTCATCATCATTGTGCTTTGTCACAACAATGACCTATTCTCAGCCACCAAATAAGGCGAATAAAACCCCACGCCAAACTGCCCAATCATGCTCACATCCTCCCCAACCTCCAAAGCCTCCATAATATTCTTTGTCCCGGACCTCGCAATCGTCCCCAAATTGTTCACCAGCTCTACACCAAATTGATCAGTTAAATCATTCGAAATTATAGTTATATTACCTTAAGAAAGCAACAAAAAAGGGTGTTCATTATCAGGAACTATCCGAATGATGAGCTCGGGTTGATACTCGAGCTTGCTTTTATCTGTCAAGCCCTCGAACCGTATCTTGTCTAATGCATCAGAGGCATTGCTTATGAGCTCGCGCAGGAAAATCTCCTTGTTTCTGTAGATAGTGTTGATGATCAAACtcaaaatatggttgatcTCCCCCTGAAATGTGAAGGTCTCGACGTCGGCTTCCATCTCCATTTCAACCATTTTCACTACTACTAACTTTAGAACTCGATCTTTCGTTTTGCAATGCTTTGATTTTGTTACCAtgtgttcttttgttttctgattATATATAATGTATGTGTGTGTGACTAGAAAATGCATGAAGCTTGTATATTGCttgaatttgaattgatgaattcatatacagattacaatggtatatataggctaattcatACTAACCACCTACTCACTCCACTATCTCCACTCTACCTACTACATTCCActcacactccccctcaagttgacGCATACACAttaaccatgcccaacttgcaaagtgagtcataaaaaacatTCTTGGACACTTCTTTggtgagtatatctgcaagttgctcttctgtaggaacaaacagaaagcaaatgatcttagcgtctagcttctctttataaagtgacgatcaacctctacatgttttgtacgatcatgttgcacaggattctgtgaaatattaatagctgccttgttgtcacagtacagttgTATAGCACTATTAggtttaacacccaaatcttgtagcaaattcctaatccacaacaactcgcacactccctgagccatacctctgtattctgcttcagcactagatcgagctaccacattttgtttcttactcctccacgtaacaaggttacctccaacaaaggtaaaataccctgatgttgacatccgatctgtaatatttccagcccaatctgcatttgtgaagccacaaacatcaacgatattgttgtgattagaaaacattactcctctccctggagctgacttcaagtacctcaagatccttacaacagcatccatgtggtcctcactggggttatgcatgaactgacttactacacttactgcatacgcaacatctggtctggtatgtgataaataaatcaggcgcccgactagcctctgataacgcggtttgtcagtagggacttgatctggatactctgctaactggtggttctgctcaataggagtatcaatgggagtgcagtccaacatacttgtctctgttagtagatcaaggatgtacttcatTTGACACAAATAGATACCTttgcttccccgggctacctcaatgcctaagaagtacttgagtgtacctaggtccttcatctcaaactctgtggcaagctgtttctgtaatctatccacctcaaaagtatcattcccagtaactaccatatcatcaacat containing:
- the LOC126793702 gene encoding 40S ribosomal protein S10-1 translates to MIISEKNRREISKYLFQEGVCYAKKDYNLPKHPEIDVPNLQVIKLMQSFKSKEYVRETFAWMHYYWYLTNDGIEFLRNYLNLPSEIVPNTLKKQAKPVGRPFGGPPGDRPRGPPRFGDGERRFGGDRDGYRGGPRGGPGGDFGGDKAGAPADYKPSFGGAPSRPAFGRGAGGYGAGPASSNLS